A DNA window from Daucus carota subsp. sativus chromosome 3, DH1 v3.0, whole genome shotgun sequence contains the following coding sequences:
- the LOC108211557 gene encoding indole-3-acetic acid-amido synthetase GH3.6, with product MPEAPKKSAHKFPSNLSVSEKNKKALHLIEDVTSRPDEIQELVLSEILSRNAHVEYLRRHGLAGQTDRDTFKKIIPVIKYEDIQPDINRIANGDKSPILCSHPISEFLTSSGTSGGERKLMPTIEEELERRSFLYSLLMPVINQFVPGLDKGKGMYFLFIKSEAKTPSGLLARPVLTSYYKSSHFKNRPYDPYTNYTSPNETILCSDSYQSMYSQMLCGLCLHSEVLRVGAVFASGFIRAIRFLEKHWPMLCHDIRTGTLNREITDPSVREAVLKILKPDQKLANFIETECSKKSWQGILTRLWPNTKYVDVIVTGTMSQYIPTLDYYSNGLPLVCTMYASSECYFGVNLNPLCKPSDVSYTLIPTMAYFEFLPVNKNNVVTNSVTVRDSLNEKERQELVDLADVKLGHEYELVVTTYAGLYRYRVGDVLRVAGFKNKAPQFNFICRKNVVLSIDSDKTDEVELQNAVKNAVTHLMPFDATLTEYTSYADTTTIPGHYVLFWELSVNGTIPIPPSVFEDCCLATEESFNSVYRQGRASDKSIGPLEIKIVESGTFDKLMDYAISLGASINQYKTPRCVKFAPIVELLNSKVVSSYFSPKCPKWSPGHKQWMNIKSS from the exons ATGCCTGAAGCACCCAAGAAATCTGCACACAAATTTCCATCCAACTTGAGTGTCTCTGAGAAGAACAAAAAGGCTCTTCACTTGATTGAAGATGTCACCTCTAGACCTGATGAAATTCAGGAGCTTGTTCTTTCAGAAATACTCTCTCGCAACGCCCATGTCGAATATCTTCGACGTCACGGCCTTGCTGGTCAGACTGACAGAGACACTTTCAAGAAAATCATTCCCGTTATCAAATACGAAGATATTCAGCCAGATATCAATCGTATTGCCAATGGTGATAAGTCTCCAATCCTCTGCTCTCACCCCATTTCTGAGTTCTTAACAAG CTCGGGGACATCTGGAGGTGAAAGAAAACTAATGCCCACAATCGAAGAGGAGCTGGAGAGGAGATCATTTTTGTACAGTCTTTTGATGCCTGTGATAAACCAGTTTGTTCCTGGTTTAGACAAAGGCAAAGGAATGTATTTCTTGTTCATCAAATCAGAAGCTAAAACTCCTAGTGGCCTTTTGGCTCGTCCTGTTTTAACTAGTTACTACAAAAGTTCCCATTTCAAAAACAGGCCTTATGACCCCTACACAAACTACACTAGCCCAAATGAAACCATTCTTTGCTCCGACTCCTACCAGAGCATGTACTCCCAAATGCTCTGTGGTTTATGCCTCCACAGTGAAGTCCTTCGTGTCGGAGCTGTCTTCGCCTCTGGTTTCATCAGGGCCATCAGGTTCCTTGAAAAGCACTGGCCTATGTTGTGTCATGACATCCGAACTGGGACCCTTAACCGTGAAATCACTGACCCGTCTGTGAGAGAAGCAGTGCTTAAAATCCTCAAGCCAGACCAAAAATTAGCCAATTTTATTGAAACTGAGTGTAGCAAAAAGTCCTGGCAAGGAATCTTGACTAGGTTGTGGCCTAATACCAAATATGTTGATGTTATTGTAACAGGGACCATGTCACAGTATATACCAACACTTGATTACTATAGTAATGGCCTCCCACTTGTTTGCACCATGTATGCTTCTTCTGAATGCTACTTTGGTGTCAATCTTAACCCCCTTTGTAAGCCTAGTGATGTCTCTTACACACTCATTCCAACCATGGCTTACTTTGAGTTCTTGCCTGTTAACAAAAATAATGTGGTCACAAATTCAGTTACTGTCCGTGATTCTCTGAATGAGAAAGAGCGACAAGAATTGGTTGATTTGGCTGACGTTAAGCTCGGACATGAGTATGAGCTTGTTGTCACCACCTATGCTG GACTCTATCGATACAGGGTTGGAGATGTACTCAGAGTTGCAGGATTCAAGAATAAGGCCCCACAATTCAACTTCATTTGCCGCAAAAACGTTGTTCTAAGCATTGATTCTGATAAAACTGATGAGGTTGAGCTACAAAATGCAGTAAAAAATGCTGTCACGCATTTGATGCCATTTGATGCAACTTTAACCGAGTACACAAGCTATGCAGACACGACAACAATTCCAGGACACTATGTTCTGTTCTGGGAGCTTAGTGTTAACGGCACAATCCCAATTCCTCCATCTGTTTTTGAGGATTGTTGCTTAGCAACTGAAGAATCATTTAACAGTGTATACCGTCAAGGTCGTGCCTCGGACAAGTCCATCGGACCCCTTGAAATCAAGATTGTGGAATCAGGAACTTTTGATAAACTTATGGATTATGCCATTAGCTTAGGTGCTTCAATCAACCAGTACAAGACACCCCGCTGTGTGAAATTTGCACCCATTGTTGAGCTATTAAACTCAAAAGTCGTGTCAAGTTACTTCAGTCCAAAATGCCCCAAGTGGTCTCCAGGGCATAAGCAATGGATGAACATCAAGTCAAGCTAG